The following coding sequences lie in one Pontibacter sp. G13 genomic window:
- a CDS encoding MFS transporter has translation MEKTLQLFKDAYSGHPREIWTLAILTFINRLGTMVIPFLSVYLTTVLDFSLQQAGILTGAFGAGAFVGAYVGGKLSDTYGPNKVMFVSLLTGGILLFCLQFATSFNALLTLIFVTSVFGEAYRPAMTTAVGDYVPKHQTSRSMSMIRLAINLGMAAAPAIGGFVAVSLGYKFLFWIDGITCMAAATYFGIASQHWKKLQQQAGESPKTQVKQEVSEGQKLVRPFQNPQYLLFLVSTLLLGFGFVQWFYTVPVFIKTEWGFDETYIGIVMGLSSFIMVMFEMPIVHYLEEKSMNRRAILAGLTIMTCSFLPFLMDGNLVWYFTAMLILTIGEILFLPFNNAIPVHVAPDKLRGEYMSYYWMTWSLVQVSGASLGLYLSEQFGFATFWKFVMVLGAISLLITFYLKEHGERKSSHS, from the coding sequence ATGGAAAAAACCTTGCAATTGTTTAAGGATGCCTATTCCGGGCACCCTCGGGAAATCTGGACACTGGCCATCCTTACATTCATCAATCGTCTCGGGACGATGGTCATTCCGTTTCTGTCGGTGTATCTCACTACGGTGTTGGATTTTTCACTACAGCAAGCGGGAATCTTGACAGGCGCCTTTGGCGCAGGAGCATTTGTGGGCGCCTATGTGGGAGGCAAACTCTCCGACACGTATGGCCCCAACAAGGTGATGTTCGTGAGCCTTTTGACGGGTGGAATATTGCTGTTCTGCCTTCAATTTGCGACGAGCTTCAATGCCCTGTTGACCCTGATTTTTGTAACCTCTGTGTTTGGTGAAGCCTACCGGCCCGCCATGACAACCGCCGTCGGGGATTACGTCCCCAAACACCAGACGAGTCGTTCCATGTCTATGATCCGACTTGCCATCAATCTGGGCATGGCAGCAGCTCCTGCCATCGGTGGGTTTGTAGCAGTCTCCCTCGGGTATAAATTCCTTTTCTGGATCGATGGAATTACCTGTATGGCAGCTGCCACCTATTTCGGAATCGCCTCTCAACACTGGAAAAAGCTGCAGCAACAAGCTGGAGAATCCCCAAAAACACAGGTGAAACAGGAAGTATCGGAAGGACAAAAACTCGTCCGGCCCTTTCAGAATCCTCAGTACCTGCTATTCTTGGTGTCGACCCTGCTGTTGGGATTTGGGTTTGTCCAATGGTTTTACACGGTTCCGGTCTTCATCAAGACCGAATGGGGATTCGACGAAACATATATCGGGATTGTGATGGGCTTGAGTAGCTTTATCATGGTTATGTTCGAAATGCCCATTGTTCACTATCTGGAAGAAAAAAGCATGAACAGGCGTGCAATTTTGGCAGGATTGACGATCATGACCTGTTCATTCCTCCCATTTTTGATGGACGGCAATCTCGTTTGGTATTTCACGGCGATGCTCATTTTGACCATCGGAGAAATCCTCTTTTTGCCATTCAACAATGCCATCCCGGTACATGTAGCACCAGACAAATTGCGGGGAGAATACATGTCCTACTATTGGATGACGTGGTCATTGGTTCAGGTGTCTGGCGCTAGTCTGGGCCTGTATCTGTCCGAACAATTTGGGTTTGCCACCTTCTGGAAATTCGTGATGGTACTGGGTGCCATTTCCCTACTCATCACCTTCTACCTCAAGGAGCACGGGGAAAGAAAGTCTTCGCATTCGTGA